In the genome of Actinomadura graeca, one region contains:
- a CDS encoding cadmium resistance transporter has protein sequence MDFGIIGQAAGLFAVTNIDDILILALFFAQGSGHRGSAARITLGQYLGFAAILAVASAAAFGATFLPESAIPYLGLLPLALGLKAGWQAWKDRRDTSDENNDEPVREGPKALEVAAVTFANGGDNIGVYVPVFATSGTGRMSVYALVFLLLVGVWCAVGHHLATRPVIARTLSRWGHVLLPTVLVGIGLLILIQGGAFGIGR, from the coding sequence GTGGATTTCGGCATCATCGGCCAGGCGGCCGGGCTGTTCGCCGTCACCAACATCGACGACATCCTGATCCTGGCGCTGTTCTTCGCCCAGGGCTCCGGACATCGGGGCTCCGCGGCGCGCATCACCCTCGGGCAGTACCTCGGATTCGCCGCCATTCTGGCCGTGGCGTCCGCCGCCGCGTTCGGGGCCACGTTCCTGCCGGAATCCGCCATTCCCTATCTGGGGCTGCTCCCTCTCGCCCTGGGCCTGAAAGCGGGCTGGCAGGCGTGGAAAGACCGTCGTGACACCAGCGACGAGAACAATGACGAACCGGTGCGGGAAGGCCCCAAGGCGCTGGAGGTCGCCGCGGTGACCTTCGCCAACGGCGGCGACAACATCGGCGTCTACGTTCCCGTCTTCGCCACATCCGGCACGGGCAGGATGAGCGTGTACGCCCTGGTCTTCCTGCTTCTGGTGGGTGTCTGGTGCGCGGTGGGACACCACCTCGCCACCCGCCCGGTCATCGCCCGGACCCTCAGCCGCTGGGGCCATGTCCTGCTGCCGACGGTCCTGGTCGGAATCGGGCTGCTCATCCTCATCCAAGGCGGCGCGTTCGGCATAGGGCGCTAG
- a CDS encoding CapA family protein codes for MTEQAASDARARGKSGFDFNPMLSQLKPVIGKTDLGVCHVETPLAPPSGPFKGYPLFSSPPQIVNTVRWVGYDTCSTASNHSLDQGEPGVRRTIDDLDDVKVRHTGTALSADDAKKVNMLDVKGVKVAQLSYTYGTNGIAKPPGKPWIVNDGLNADRILADAGRAKEAGAEVVILSLHWGTEYQQAATAGQRRLAATLLRSRNVDLILGCHAHVVQPFERINGKWVVYGMGNQVANPTANTQATHEGIVARVAFSRDSGGKWTAQPSFVPTLVTSGPIRVRMLGSNSSNQDTVKRTTKVVRSLGYNVPLASSEE; via the coding sequence GTGACCGAGCAGGCGGCCTCGGACGCGCGCGCCAGAGGAAAGAGCGGATTCGACTTCAATCCCATGCTCTCTCAGCTCAAGCCTGTGATCGGCAAGACGGATCTGGGAGTCTGTCACGTCGAGACGCCATTGGCCCCGCCGTCGGGGCCCTTCAAGGGCTATCCGCTGTTCAGTTCGCCGCCGCAGATCGTGAACACGGTCCGCTGGGTCGGGTACGACACCTGTTCCACGGCGTCCAACCACTCTCTTGACCAGGGAGAGCCGGGCGTGCGCCGGACGATCGACGATCTGGACGACGTGAAGGTCCGGCACACCGGCACGGCACTCAGCGCGGACGACGCCAAGAAGGTCAACATGCTGGACGTGAAGGGGGTGAAGGTCGCCCAGCTGTCCTATACGTATGGGACCAATGGCATTGCGAAGCCGCCTGGGAAGCCCTGGATCGTCAACGACGGCTTGAACGCCGATCGGATCCTCGCCGACGCGGGCCGTGCCAAGGAGGCCGGGGCGGAGGTCGTGATCCTCAGCCTCCACTGGGGGACGGAGTACCAGCAGGCGGCGACGGCCGGGCAGCGGCGGCTGGCGGCGACGCTGCTGCGGTCCCGTAACGTCGATCTGATCCTCGGCTGCCACGCACATGTGGTCCAGCCTTTCGAGCGGATCAACGGGAAGTGGGTCGTGTACGGGATGGGCAATCAGGTCGCCAACCCGACCGCGAACACGCAGGCCACGCATGAGGGAATCGTCGCGCGGGTCGCCTTCAGCCGGGATTCCGGGGGAAAGTGGACGGCGCAGCCCTCGTTCGTCCCGACCCTTGTCACGTCCGGGCCCATCAGAGTCCGCATGCTCGGCAGCAATTCGTCGAACCAGGACACCGTCAAGCGCACGACGAAAGTCGTTCGAAGCCTCGGGTATAACGTCCCGCTTGCCTCGTCCGAGGAGTAG
- a CDS encoding response regulator transcription factor: MSESRRVLVVDDEANIRDLIEVALRFHGFATVTAATGEEALRETAETRPDLVLLDVMLPDLDGFEVCRRLRAGGDQVPVIFLTARDTPSDTVTGLTLGGDDYVTKPFSIEALVARVRAVLRRSAAPGTASPDDAVLRVGDLELDEAHWTVRRGGVGVDLSPTEFRLLAHLMRNAGKVLSRSQLLEGVWGWEHHGNAQVVETYISYLRRKLDPLGTPLIHTQRGVGYALRP, translated from the coding sequence ATGAGCGAGAGCCGGCGGGTGCTCGTCGTGGACGACGAGGCGAACATCCGTGACCTCATCGAGGTCGCGCTGCGCTTCCACGGCTTCGCGACCGTCACCGCGGCCACCGGCGAGGAGGCGCTGCGCGAGACGGCCGAGACCCGCCCCGACCTCGTCCTGCTGGACGTGATGCTGCCCGACCTGGACGGTTTCGAGGTCTGCCGGCGCCTCCGCGCCGGCGGCGACCAGGTCCCGGTGATCTTCCTGACGGCCCGGGACACCCCGTCCGACACCGTCACGGGCCTCACACTCGGCGGCGACGACTATGTCACCAAACCGTTCTCGATCGAGGCGCTGGTCGCGCGGGTCCGGGCCGTCCTGCGGCGAAGCGCCGCGCCGGGCACCGCGTCCCCGGACGACGCGGTGCTCCGCGTCGGCGACCTCGAACTCGACGAGGCGCACTGGACGGTCCGGCGCGGCGGCGTGGGCGTCGACCTGTCGCCCACCGAGTTCAGGCTCCTGGCCCACCTCATGCGCAACGCAGGAAAGGTCCTGTCGCGCTCCCAGCTCCTTGAGGGCGTGTGGGGCTGGGAGCACCACGGCAACGCGCAGGTCGTCGAGACCTACATCAGCTACCTGCGCCGCAAGCTCGACCCGCTCGGCACCCCGCTCATCCACACCCAGCGCGGTGTGGGTTACGCGCTGCGGCCATGA
- a CDS encoding sensor histidine kinase: MSTAGARLRRLRWRLTLLFTTMFVPALAVLAVTIVWSDDASRHRRLDDGLRRVSAAETRLAYFDRGRIAFDEIQADDLHADCPGFVVVAGSAPPFPAHWSRRECDSVDRATLARRLNDEAAQAMRHHAEYSQPRTIHPPGEDPLRISMELIWNEDTGTWGGAVIAMAGTEGVEAAHRRVILLTVLGCAALLALAGLAGHALAGPAMRPVVRALEQQETLLADAAHDLRSPVAALRVLAETAEADPVQRAELLPRTVRLAERMSGIIDGLLTRARLAAGVERFLPQPLRLDQLVEGVLDDHPEAITDLRPTVVSGDPDLLRRAVGNLIDNARRHGHAPGEPARIEVTVADGRVTVADRGPGIHPDVADTLFTRYQSGSGSTGLGLTIARWIADTHGGTLSVTASPQGGAVFVLALPTHPPAARKRRTKARRTRLPTPPTVTKSKEPNT; this comes from the coding sequence GTGAGCACCGCCGGCGCCCGCCTGCGCCGCCTGCGATGGCGCCTCACCCTGCTCTTCACGACCATGTTCGTCCCGGCCCTGGCGGTCCTCGCGGTCACGATCGTCTGGTCGGACGACGCGTCCCGCCACCGGCGCCTCGACGACGGGCTGCGCCGCGTCAGCGCGGCCGAGACCCGGCTCGCCTACTTCGACCGCGGCCGCATCGCCTTCGACGAGATCCAGGCCGACGACCTGCACGCCGACTGCCCGGGCTTCGTCGTCGTCGCGGGCTCGGCCCCGCCGTTCCCCGCCCACTGGAGCCGCCGTGAATGCGACTCCGTCGACCGCGCCACGCTCGCGCGCCGGCTGAACGACGAGGCCGCCCAAGCCATGCGGCACCACGCCGAATACTCGCAGCCGCGGACGATCCACCCGCCCGGCGAGGACCCGCTGCGCATCTCCATGGAGCTGATCTGGAACGAGGACACCGGCACCTGGGGCGGAGCGGTCATCGCCATGGCCGGGACGGAAGGCGTCGAGGCGGCCCACCGGCGGGTGATCCTCTTGACCGTCCTGGGCTGCGCGGCCCTGCTCGCCCTCGCCGGGCTGGCCGGCCACGCCCTCGCGGGCCCGGCGATGCGTCCCGTCGTCCGGGCCCTGGAACAGCAGGAAACGCTCCTGGCCGACGCGGCGCACGACCTGCGCTCCCCGGTCGCCGCCCTCCGCGTCCTCGCCGAGACCGCGGAGGCCGACCCCGTCCAGCGGGCGGAACTGCTCCCCCGCACCGTGCGGCTGGCGGAACGGATGAGCGGGATCATCGACGGCCTCCTCACCCGTGCCCGCCTCGCCGCCGGGGTCGAGCGGTTCCTCCCGCAACCCCTCCGCCTCGACCAGCTCGTCGAGGGCGTCCTGGACGACCACCCGGAAGCGATCACCGACCTCCGGCCGACCGTGGTCTCCGGCGACCCGGACCTGCTGCGGCGGGCCGTGGGCAACCTCATCGACAACGCCCGGCGGCACGGCCACGCCCCCGGCGAACCCGCCCGCATCGAGGTGACCGTCGCCGACGGCCGCGTCACCGTGGCCGACCGGGGACCCGGAATCCACCCGGACGTCGCCGACACCCTCTTCACCCGCTACCAGAGCGGATCAGGCTCCACCGGCCTCGGCCTGACGATCGCCCGATGGATCGCGGACACCCACGGCGGCACCCTCTCGGTCACCGCGAGCCCCCAGGGAGGCGCCGTGTTCGTCCTGGCCCTGCCCACACACCCCCCAGCCGCCCGCAAACGCCGAACGAAAGCCCGCCGAACCAGGTTGCCCACACCACCCACCGTTACCAAAAGCAAAGAACCGAACACCTGA
- a CDS encoding DUF5666 domain-containing protein — translation MQKNKKTLAAGIGAAGLLGLGLYLAVPAAADDPAPSPSASPSATGKPHPDHGMKRPWAHEGRRGRGGLGIHGEATVRRKDGFGLNTWQRGKVTGLSGAALTVRSEDGASWTWTTDANTRVRKKGDQAKVSDLKNGDEVLVFGERSGDTRTAKIVRAPDKD, via the coding sequence ATGCAGAAGAACAAGAAGACCCTCGCGGCCGGGATAGGCGCGGCCGGGCTGCTCGGGCTCGGCCTGTACCTGGCCGTGCCGGCGGCCGCGGACGACCCGGCCCCGAGCCCGTCCGCCAGCCCGTCCGCCACCGGCAAGCCGCATCCCGACCACGGCATGAAGCGCCCCTGGGCCCACGAGGGCCGCCGCGGGCGCGGGGGGCTCGGCATCCACGGCGAGGCGACCGTCCGCCGGAAGGACGGCTTCGGCCTCAACACCTGGCAGCGCGGGAAGGTCACCGGGCTCTCCGGCGCCGCGCTGACCGTCCGCAGCGAGGACGGCGCGTCCTGGACGTGGACCACCGACGCGAACACCCGCGTCCGCAAGAAGGGCGACCAGGCCAAGGTCTCCGACCTGAAGAACGGTGACGAGGTCCTCGTCTTCGGGGAGCGCTCCGGCGACACCCGCACCGCCAAGATCGTCCGCGCGCCGGACAAGGACTGA
- a CDS encoding DinB family protein, translating to MGDLDAQGRPEPPLAGDEAETLLGFLEYQRATLAWKCSGLDAAGLRQTVAASSLTLGGMLKHLAFIEDWWCSWWLHGRELQAVWTAADWDADLDWIWRSAAEDGPERLRELWQEGVARSRSLVAEALADGGLGRLAERSWPDGKTPSLRWILLHLVEEYARHNGHADLLRESVDGLTGE from the coding sequence GTGGGGGACTTGGATGCGCAGGGACGGCCTGAGCCTCCTCTGGCGGGCGACGAGGCCGAGACTCTTCTGGGGTTTCTTGAGTATCAACGGGCGACGTTGGCTTGGAAGTGTTCCGGGCTCGATGCCGCCGGTCTTCGGCAGACGGTCGCCGCGTCGTCGCTGACGTTGGGCGGGATGCTGAAGCACCTGGCGTTCATCGAGGACTGGTGGTGTTCCTGGTGGCTGCATGGCCGGGAATTGCAGGCGGTGTGGACGGCGGCCGATTGGGACGCCGATCTGGACTGGATCTGGCGGTCGGCTGCTGAGGACGGTCCGGAGCGGTTGCGCGAGCTTTGGCAGGAGGGTGTTGCGCGTTCTCGGTCCCTGGTCGCTGAGGCGTTGGCCGACGGGGGGCTGGGAAGGCTCGCCGAGCGCAGCTGGCCGGACGGCAAGACGCCCAGCTTGCGGTGGATTCTGCTCCATCTGGTCGAGGAGTACGCGCGGCACAACGGCCATGCCGACCTGCTTCGGGAGTCGGTGGACGGGCTCACTGGCGAGTGA
- a CDS encoding type ISP restriction/modification enzyme: MRGEEKTKVFTKLTVDWRNMLFPGLTHEEFSDAYAQTVTFALLLARVDGIAFENRTASQIAAQLGKTHSLMGKALTVLAHDAIEERSVVAKTLKRIIGVVDWDEISDGSADSYLHLYERFLDVYDADLRKQSGSYYTPNETVSFMVRFTEDILSSKFGRKGGFAADDVMVVDPAMGTGTYLLNIIERVARAVEEEEGPGAVPGQLKKLFGRLIGLERQTGPFAVAELRLNQAIKAEYKAEVAEEDQKLFVADTLDSPFENTGLDLGSMYEPIVRSRREANKFKRETRVQVVIGNPPYREHAKGLGGWIEQGAENSGHNVPLLDFKATGRGKYEYVLSNLYIYFWRWATWKVFDAHPEQPSGIVAFITTSGYTTGPGFAGMREYLRRTADEGWIIDVSPEGHQPEVSTRIFPGVQQPLCIGIFARYGEGDRQMPARIHHISLSGRRTQKFARLEAITLDDPSWTECATGWQDRLQPPGGDDWLGYPSLGDLMPWKAPGVKPNRTWVYSPDPETLRTRWDRLIKAPRDELATLFKESDSRKIDSVIKPIYGFVDHKGVIGDETTSCPIPVRVAYRSFDRQWVIPDTRVHHRPSPDLWRVASNSQIFATEQHGQLVEGGPGLTFAAFVPDMDHFNGRGGRVLPLYRDRVGLAPNLAPGVTRLLSERLGRVVTPTDVLAYIAALVAHGGYTARFGAELRTPGVRVPLTADSVLWERALAVGRRVLWLHTYGERFADPAGNRPAGPPKAPLTSRPKVQVAIPGTPENMPDDISYDPQTTTLHIGTGQVSPVRPEVWAYVVSGMKIVKKWFGYRKKGPAGRKSSPLDHIHPDYWPADFTTELLQLLNVLTLCVELEPEQAELLEHVCAGPLVTVTDLEKAKVFPVPPSFQKPPAIEEDKGDTLI; encoded by the coding sequence ATGCGCGGAGAAGAGAAGACAAAAGTATTTACCAAGCTGACCGTCGACTGGCGCAACATGCTGTTTCCCGGGCTGACGCACGAAGAGTTCTCTGATGCCTACGCTCAGACGGTTACCTTTGCTCTGCTCCTAGCGCGCGTCGACGGCATTGCCTTCGAAAACCGCACAGCCAGCCAGATCGCCGCCCAACTCGGCAAGACCCATTCCCTGATGGGCAAGGCCCTCACCGTCCTAGCCCACGATGCCATCGAAGAGCGCAGCGTCGTGGCAAAGACTCTAAAACGCATCATCGGAGTGGTCGACTGGGACGAGATCAGCGACGGGTCAGCGGATTCCTATCTGCATCTGTATGAGCGTTTCCTTGATGTCTATGACGCCGACCTAAGGAAGCAAAGCGGCTCCTACTACACGCCAAACGAGACTGTCTCGTTCATGGTCCGCTTCACTGAAGACATATTGTCCAGCAAGTTCGGACGAAAGGGCGGCTTCGCGGCCGACGACGTTATGGTCGTTGACCCGGCCATGGGAACTGGAACATACCTGCTCAACATCATCGAACGCGTCGCTCGGGCAGTGGAGGAAGAGGAGGGGCCTGGAGCGGTCCCAGGGCAGCTCAAAAAGCTATTCGGCCGATTGATCGGCCTAGAGCGGCAGACAGGACCATTCGCCGTCGCCGAATTACGGCTAAATCAGGCTATCAAAGCAGAATACAAAGCCGAGGTCGCTGAAGAGGATCAAAAGCTTTTCGTGGCCGATACTCTCGACAGCCCGTTTGAAAACACCGGCCTTGACCTTGGATCGATGTACGAACCAATCGTGCGTTCTCGTCGTGAGGCCAATAAGTTCAAGCGAGAAACTCGGGTTCAGGTAGTCATCGGAAATCCACCCTATCGTGAGCACGCCAAGGGCTTGGGCGGCTGGATTGAGCAGGGCGCCGAGAACTCCGGCCATAACGTGCCCCTGCTCGACTTCAAGGCCACTGGACGCGGTAAGTACGAGTACGTATTGTCAAATCTATATATCTACTTTTGGCGGTGGGCCACCTGGAAGGTTTTCGACGCCCATCCTGAACAGCCTTCGGGCATCGTGGCGTTCATCACCACCTCGGGTTATACCACTGGTCCCGGGTTCGCCGGCATGCGCGAATACCTGCGCCGCACGGCCGACGAGGGATGGATTATCGATGTTTCCCCCGAAGGTCATCAGCCTGAGGTTAGCACTCGCATTTTTCCCGGCGTACAACAACCTCTTTGCATCGGCATTTTCGCTCGCTATGGCGAAGGTGATCGGCAGATGCCAGCTCGGATCCACCACATAAGCTTGTCGGGTCGCCGCACGCAGAAGTTCGCCCGACTTGAAGCGATAACTCTCGATGACCCATCATGGACCGAATGCGCTACCGGCTGGCAGGACCGTCTTCAGCCGCCTGGCGGGGATGACTGGCTCGGTTACCCATCGCTGGGAGACCTAATGCCATGGAAAGCCCCAGGGGTCAAGCCCAATCGAACCTGGGTTTATAGCCCCGATCCTGAGACACTGCGCACCCGCTGGGATCGATTGATCAAGGCGCCACGCGACGAACTGGCCACACTTTTCAAGGAGAGTGATTCACGAAAGATCGACTCCGTCATCAAGCCGATATATGGATTTGTTGACCATAAGGGGGTAATTGGAGATGAGACCACATCATGCCCGATACCGGTACGAGTGGCTTATCGTTCCTTCGATAGGCAGTGGGTCATCCCTGATACACGAGTTCATCATCGGCCAAGCCCAGACCTTTGGCGAGTAGCGAGCAACTCCCAAATATTCGCTACCGAGCAGCATGGCCAGCTAGTCGAGGGCGGTCCCGGGTTGACCTTCGCTGCGTTTGTACCTGACATGGATCACTTCAACGGACGTGGTGGGCGGGTACTTCCGCTGTATCGGGATCGTGTGGGGCTAGCACCCAACCTCGCCCCCGGTGTGACGCGTCTGCTCTCCGAGCGGCTCGGCCGCGTCGTCACCCCGACCGACGTCCTGGCTTACATCGCCGCTCTAGTCGCTCATGGCGGCTACACCGCACGCTTCGGAGCAGAACTACGCACCCCGGGTGTACGGGTACCGCTCACCGCCGACTCCGTGCTGTGGGAGAGAGCCCTGGCCGTCGGGCGGCGGGTCCTTTGGCTGCACACCTACGGGGAACGCTTCGCCGATCCAGCCGGCAATCGCCCGGCAGGGCCCCCCAAAGCCCCCTTAACCAGTCGACCTAAGGTCCAGGTCGCAATCCCTGGTACGCCCGAGAATATGCCCGACGACATCTCATACGATCCACAAACGACTACCCTCCACATCGGCACTGGACAAGTCTCGCCGGTGCGTCCCGAAGTCTGGGCATATGTGGTCTCCGGGATGAAGATTGTTAAGAAGTGGTTCGGCTATCGTAAGAAGGGCCCAGCCGGACGCAAGTCGTCACCCCTGGACCACATCCACCCCGATTACTGGCCCGCGGACTTCACCACCGAACTCCTGCAACTGCTCAACGTTCTGACACTGTGCGTGGAACTGGAGCCTGAGCAGGCCGAACTACTCGAACACGTCTGCGCTGGCCCGCTCGTCACCGTAACCGATCTGGAGAAGGCCAAGGTCTTTCCCGTTCCGCCATCATTCCAGAAGCCCCCCGCTATCGAGGAAGACAAGGGGGACACGCTCATCTGA
- a CDS encoding serine hydrolase domain-containing protein, with translation MDGHSLRTAAVASLLAIGIAAAGAAVGANFSEPGRSRAAGCARAGTGFYEDNPIYRDPVPVAWPGARPEEVGLDSARLKRGADEVAREHSALSLLIVRRGELVMERYFHGAGPQSSANVHSASKSILRILLGIAIDAGYRVGGRPLTLGTRVADVLPEYFAHAEPVKREITLRHLVEMSVGMEWREDETEERIQTRDDWTAAILGRKMAARRPGEKFLYSTGSTHLLAVVLTKVTGQSLWDFARERLFGPLGIAPEHWGRDPQGICSGGYNLYLTPRELARFGELLLRGGMWNGRRIVSASTIADARRKTWWDPGEDNWYGQLFRVDTIKGVDVFFAEGHGGQFVYLLPGKDIALVMTAATASPFGDDYYDAGIYVEKYLIPAIVKASA, from the coding sequence ATGGACGGTCACAGTTTGAGGACGGCCGCCGTGGCGTCGCTCCTCGCCATCGGCATCGCGGCCGCGGGAGCGGCGGTGGGCGCGAACTTCTCGGAGCCCGGAAGGTCCCGTGCGGCGGGTTGCGCGCGGGCCGGGACGGGTTTCTACGAGGACAACCCGATCTACCGCGACCCGGTTCCGGTCGCGTGGCCCGGCGCCAGGCCGGAGGAGGTGGGGCTGGACTCCGCGCGGCTGAAGCGGGGCGCCGACGAGGTCGCGCGGGAGCACTCCGCGCTGAGCCTGCTGATCGTGCGCCGGGGCGAACTGGTCATGGAGCGGTATTTCCATGGCGCCGGGCCCCAGAGCTCGGCCAACGTGCACTCGGCGTCGAAGAGCATCCTGCGGATCCTGCTGGGCATCGCCATCGACGCCGGGTACCGGGTGGGCGGACGTCCGCTGACGCTCGGCACCCGCGTCGCCGATGTGCTGCCGGAGTACTTCGCCCATGCCGAGCCGGTCAAGCGGGAAATCACGTTGCGTCACCTGGTCGAGATGTCCGTGGGCATGGAATGGCGGGAGGACGAGACCGAAGAGCGGATCCAGACCCGGGACGATTGGACGGCCGCCATTCTCGGCCGGAAGATGGCGGCGCGGCGGCCGGGGGAGAAGTTCCTCTACAGCACGGGGTCGACGCACTTGCTGGCGGTCGTGCTCACCAAGGTCACCGGTCAGAGCCTGTGGGATTTCGCCCGCGAGCGCCTTTTCGGGCCGCTGGGAATCGCCCCCGAGCATTGGGGACGGGACCCGCAAGGGATCTGCTCCGGCGGGTACAACCTGTACCTCACCCCGCGCGAGCTGGCGCGTTTCGGTGAGCTGCTGCTGCGCGGCGGGATGTGGAACGGGCGGCGGATCGTCTCGGCGTCGACGATCGCGGACGCGCGGCGGAAGACCTGGTGGGACCCGGGCGAGGACAACTGGTACGGGCAGCTGTTCCGCGTCGACACGATCAAGGGCGTGGACGTGTTCTTCGCGGAGGGGCACGGCGGCCAGTTCGTCTACCTGCTGCCCGGCAAGGACATCGCGCTCGTGATGACGGCCGCCACGGCGAGCCCGTTCGGGGACGACTACTACGACGCGGGGATCTACGTCGAGAAGTACCTCATCCCCGCGATCGTCAAAGCGTCGGCCTAG
- a CDS encoding sensor histidine kinase, whose translation MTLNARLLTGLLAVTLTGLAIMGLVSALVLNGYLMHRVDGQLEATRDRAVVRIARPGLPGHGVAPAQFVVLAISSAGEVRVLSGDVPSPQRAVTELRKVDQATLAARASDLAPFSLPGLRAVARPWRDGTVIVAAPLGEIRSAVRNLVLTELATAAALLAFLALLGRGLIRRGLLPLDRMAATAHAITVGGDLGARMPGTGGRTETARLATAINVMLDRIEQAFWARSRSESRVREFAADASHELRTPLTTILGYAELYRHGALGPDELPGAMRRIEDEAQRMNNLVGDLLELARLDRGAALHPVPTDLTALGRDAVADATAASSGHPVTLDAPDTLIATVDEARIRQILANLLANVRAHTPPGTPATVRLAPGVIEVTDEGPGMSADDAARAFERFHRAEPGTTGAGLGLPIVAAIAAAHGGRAQLLSAPGKGTTVRITLPA comes from the coding sequence ATGACGCTCAACGCGCGCCTGCTGACCGGGCTGCTGGCCGTCACGCTCACCGGTTTGGCGATCATGGGCCTGGTGAGCGCGCTCGTCCTGAACGGCTACCTGATGCACCGCGTGGACGGGCAGCTTGAGGCCACCCGCGACCGCGCGGTGGTGCGCATCGCCCGTCCCGGCCTGCCCGGGCACGGCGTGGCACCCGCCCAGTTCGTCGTGCTGGCGATCTCGTCCGCGGGGGAGGTGCGGGTGCTCAGCGGCGACGTGCCGTCCCCGCAGCGGGCCGTCACCGAACTGCGGAAGGTCGACCAGGCCACCCTCGCGGCCCGCGCGAGCGACCTCGCCCCGTTCTCCCTTCCCGGGCTCCGCGCCGTCGCGCGCCCCTGGCGGGACGGCACCGTCATCGTGGCCGCGCCGCTGGGCGAGATCCGCTCGGCCGTCCGCAACCTCGTGCTCACCGAGCTGGCCACCGCCGCGGCGCTGCTGGCGTTCCTCGCCCTCCTCGGACGCGGGCTGATCCGCCGCGGCCTCCTCCCCCTGGACCGGATGGCCGCCACCGCCCACGCCATCACGGTGGGCGGCGACCTCGGCGCCCGCATGCCCGGCACCGGCGGGCGCACCGAGACGGCCCGCCTCGCCACGGCCATCAACGTGATGCTCGACCGGATCGAGCAGGCGTTCTGGGCGCGCAGCCGGTCCGAGTCACGCGTCCGCGAGTTCGCCGCCGACGCCTCCCACGAGCTGCGCACACCGCTGACCACGATCCTCGGATACGCCGAGCTCTACCGGCACGGCGCCCTCGGCCCGGACGAGCTGCCCGGCGCGATGCGCCGGATCGAGGACGAGGCGCAGCGGATGAACAACCTGGTCGGCGACCTCCTGGAGCTCGCGCGCCTGGACCGCGGCGCCGCGCTCCACCCCGTCCCCACCGACCTCACCGCGCTGGGCCGGGACGCGGTCGCCGACGCGACGGCCGCGTCCTCCGGCCATCCCGTGACACTCGACGCCCCGGACACCCTCATCGCGACCGTGGACGAGGCACGCATACGCCAAATCCTCGCGAACCTCCTGGCCAACGTCCGCGCCCACACACCCCCCGGGACCCCGGCGACCGTCCGCCTGGCCCCCGGGGTCATCGAGGTCACCGACGAGGGCCCGGGCATGTCCGCGGACGACGCCGCTCGCGCCTTCGAACGCTTCCACCGCGCCGAGCCGGGCACCACCGGCGCCGGCCTCGGCCTCCCCATCGTCGCCGCCATCGCCGCCGCCCATGGGGGCCGCGCCCAGCTCCTGTCTGCCCCGGGCAAGGGCACGACCGTCCGGATAACGCTCCCGGCCTGA
- a CDS encoding response regulator transcription factor: MRVLIVEDDEDLRYGVAGALRSAGLAVDTAADLPEADESLTVNEYDCVVFDRILPAGDALDYVRERRDAGWTPAVLFLTARDSTADRVAGFEHGGDDYLVKPFATAELIARVRNLCRRGQVTRPPVLRHADIELDTARRQARRAGVLLTLTGKEFAVLEQLMIREGGVVGRGVLIEHCWDAMAEPLSNVVDVVIANLRRKLGDPQPIVTVRGAGYRLT, from the coding sequence ATGCGTGTGCTCATCGTGGAGGACGACGAGGACCTCCGCTACGGCGTGGCCGGCGCGCTCCGTTCGGCGGGCCTCGCCGTGGACACCGCCGCCGATCTGCCGGAGGCCGACGAGTCCCTGACGGTCAACGAGTACGACTGTGTCGTCTTCGACCGGATCCTTCCCGCCGGTGACGCGCTGGACTACGTCCGGGAGCGCCGCGACGCCGGATGGACCCCGGCGGTCCTGTTCCTGACCGCGCGCGACTCCACCGCCGACCGTGTCGCCGGCTTCGAGCACGGCGGGGACGACTACCTGGTCAAACCGTTCGCGACGGCCGAGCTCATCGCCCGCGTCCGGAACCTGTGCCGTCGCGGGCAGGTCACCCGGCCACCCGTCCTGCGCCACGCCGACATCGAGCTGGACACCGCCCGCCGCCAGGCCCGCCGCGCGGGCGTGCTGCTGACGCTGACGGGCAAGGAGTTCGCCGTCCTGGAACAGCTGATGATCCGCGAGGGCGGCGTCGTCGGGCGCGGCGTCCTCATCGAGCACTGCTGGGACGCGATGGCCGAGCCCCTGTCCAACGTCGTCGACGTGGTGATCGCCAACCTGCGGCGCAAGCTAGGCGACCCGCAGCCGATCGTGACGGTCCGCGGCGCCGGGTACCGGCTGACGTGA